From Camelina sativa cultivar DH55 chromosome 5, Cs, whole genome shotgun sequence:
ACAAGACGAACACCCACAAGAGATTTACTCTAGCGTCCAACAGGGTGTAGAACCCCTGTCCTCTCACACAAGACAATAATTTTGAAACATAACTCCCTATCTCATATGCTTCTCATCAAACCTTTTAGTAAAGAAAAGGATTATAAATTATGTCCCTAACATGGCATGCTCAATCAATTACCAACCGATTAATCTCAATCAATCAACAGACCCATGTCTTTACATGATTCTTGGACTAGATAGTGAGAAAAGCGATTAGATAGTAAAGACATAATTCTAACCAATCTCCTTAAAGATGACAGTAGTAATTAGAAAGCTCCTGGGTTGATATCACATACCTTGCTTTAAATCTTCTGCAAAGTTATTCAGATCTTCATCAAGTCGTTTTACATGACTGTCTATCTACAACCGGAATAAACATAGTAATTACCACCACAATACAATTGGCTAAAACAACCAACCAAAGGAGCTTATATTCAACTTTTTAAGCAACAAACAAGGCTCTATTGTTATACACTGCATACACATGCTAGCAAAATCATAATCAAGCCATTAAGCTAAATTCTCAAGGAGCCAACTgcagcaaaaaaacaaaaacttaaatagCAAAAGAAAGGACTTACAAGATCATAAGCCTGTCGGGCCAATAAGACCTTCTCGGTACACAAACTTAACGCATTTTCCTGACTAGACTCAATCTCTTTACGCATTTTCTCAATTGTTTCCTCTTCATCAAGCCCATTATTGTAATGACTGCCATTATTACCCTTCTTAGAACTCTGTGAGGCAAGCCCTAAGCAATACTTGGTTTGCTGCCTTGTCTGATTTATAAGCGcttccaacaacaaaaacacaacatCATAATCAATTCcgcaaagaaacaaaacgcaAGAGAGAACAAATGTAGTAATAAGGATCTCACATTGAGATCTCTCGTCTAGTTCACGAACTGTATTAAGAAGTCTTTGAAGCTCTGCAGGGAAAGTGCTGGCATCTACAAGAATTCGAATTTACGATTCCagaattgaattaaaaaaaaccctaaatcgaactGAGAGTTTCGAGTAATGCATATTTTACGAAA
This genomic window contains:
- the LOC104787311 gene encoding PHD finger protein ING2-like isoform X2 yields the protein MAIARTGVYVDDYLEYASTFPAELQRLLNTVRELDERSQSLINQTRQQTKYCLGLASQSSKKGNNGSHYNNGLDEEETIEKMRKEIESSQENALSLCTEKVLLARQAYDLIDSHVKRLDEDLNNFAEDLKQEGKIPQDEPSVLPPLPIVPKQEKRSNRKDLTPIDEQPIDPNEPTYCVCHQVSFGDMIACDNENCQGGEWFHYTCVGLTPETRFKGKWYCPTCRLLPQSH